TTCTGCAGTACTATCAATCAAGTCAATAACGGAATCCAGTGTATGAGCCAACGCGTGAATATCCTCACGTTCCAACGGTGTGATAAATGTTGAGTTTAACTGGTTCATTATTTGACGAACAACAGCATCGCCTTCTTTTTCAACTGCTTTAATTTCAGCTACTCTCTCCTGTAAATTTTGGTAGTTGCTAACCATTTCAAAAAAGAGATGGGAACCTTTATGTACAGTCGCAGCTTGCTGTTCAAAAAGATCGAAGAATGTTGTTTTGTTAGATTTGATCATGGAAGAAATCTCACTCCTTCAGAATTATCACCTCTACGATTATATAAAACATGTATTTCTACGTAAATTGATTTATAGTCAAAATTCGACAAAACTATGTTAAGTTTTTGTAAAGATATTAATAAGATTTCATAAACCGCTAGATGACAGGGTTTTCAGCGATTTCATTTCCTGTTTTTTTGTAAAAAAATCCTTTCTTTCCTTCATGAAAAATAAATAAAAAATACCTTCATTTACATTTATTTATAATTTATACATAGATTAACTGGTATCATTTAGATATTTCTTGGTATTAGATAACAGATTGTTAACAAAATGTTTGCTTGCCAAATCAATAGGTCATTCGTATCAGATGATCTCCATTCTTTTATGTCATTAAAAAAACCAGAGAGTATCCTGGTTTCATCCTCTCATTTCTATTGTGTACGTTGTTACATACATTCATGTATATGTTCATGTAATGGAACGGGGTTGGTATCTCGATGCCAAAATTTTATCTCGCCACCCACTGGACCACAATATAAGCAATCACGTTGTTTTTTTGCTTGATACATAATTTGGTCTGCATAGGCAGTAAGTTCGGCAGCTGTAGTAGCATGATCTGGATAGGAAGCCACTCCTATACTAACCGTCACTTCACCTATTTGTTGTCTAATTTTGTTTTGCAAACGTAGACCTACATCCACTCCTGCCTCTAGGCAAGTATGCGGAAGTAGAACCACAAATTCCTCTCCTCCCCAACGTCCAACCAGATCGTTTCCCCTTACATTTTCACGTAAAAACCTTGCGAATCGCTTCAAGATTTTATCGCCTTCCAAGTGACCATGTTCATCATTGTATTTTTTAAAATGATCCAGATCAATAACCAGCAATGTGACTGAATATTCGTAGATTTTCGCTTTCTGAATTTCCCTGTCCATCATCTTAAAAAACTGTCGATTAACCAGAACCTCTGTTAGAGAATCATGATGAGCCTGTTTTTTGTAATCCTCAAGTATTTTTCCAAAATAAAAGCCCCCTGCCCCCTGAAGAACTGCTAAAAAAAATGGAACATAGACAGCTTGAAAAGAGACCTGAGAAACGGCGCCAAGCCACCACCACAAGCAACCGAGCAGAAATCCAAGACCTGCTCCTCCATATCGATATCTCAATTTGATACCTCCCCCAAGCTGGACGCTGTTTCATATCAATCAGGAGTAAATCTTTAGAACCATATTCTTTAGTTCATTTTACCCACTGATACTACTCATTTCAAGTTGAAACATTCCCTATAGCATCCCAGAAAAAGGATATTCTGTTCCTTTCCCAAAATAAGGCACAAAATAACGAATTAGGTCCAATTGCTCATCCTTTGATGTAAAGTGCTTGTATGTAGTTCTAGCATAATCTTATCGGGATCATGAAAATATATACTTTTGCCGCCTCCACGAAGGATAGGACCTTTTACTATCGTGATTTCCTTCATACGTAGCAACTCCACTGCTCTGTCAAAATCCTCCTCGTTCATATAGAAAGCACAATGATGAAAATACTGCCGTTCTAATTCGATCGGAAATATTTCCGTCCTTTCCAATAGACATATCCAAGCACTCCCCCATTCCAAGTAAGCATCTGCTCTGCCTTGATGCACCAGTTTCATTTGCAATTTCTCACAATAAAAACGTAGAGATTGTTCCAGATTTGAGACCTGTAAAGTGATATGACTAAAGCCTGTGACTCTCATATTTACATGTAAATTTGCATTTTCATTCATGCTTTACTCGCTCCCCCATCATCATTTCTTTTCCCTATGATAATGTTCTACAAGCTTAAAATCCCTAGCATCAATCTCATAAATCCCTTCTAAAATGCAACGATTTTTAAACAAGCATTTGTTCATGGATGAAGGAAATGTACTTATAAATCATACGATCTTATCCGCTTTTTCTTTTTCTGTTTTCTTATACTATACACAAAGTCGTTATGTGTCTCGCTTTGACGAAGTTTTCTATCTGTGGTTATATAAAAAGAAAATGCTTTTTGAATGGAAAGGACCCTGTTTATGAATCCTAGCTCGTACTTAGCTGATGTATGTAATAGTTTAGGTCATAATCTTCACCGAATTGGTCAGCTTACCCGTGAGGAAACCAATAAGGTATTAAAGCCTTACGATCTAACCCCTGAACAGTGGCAAATGCTTGCTGTATTATATAAAACAAATGGTGTTACCCCAACGGAACTAGGGGAGATTACCTTACGTGACAAAACGACTATCTCCCGCATTTTGCCAGGTTTATTTAAAAAGGGATTTATTTATAAGGAAGCACATCCCCAAGATTCCCGTAGTTATGTGGTTAAACTAGTAGATAAGTATCAGAGCATGGTAGAAGAATCATTAATTAAAATCCGTGAGCACTATCAAAATAGTTTTTTTGCTCCTCTATCAAAAGATGAACAACAACAATTATTACATTTGTTAGTTAAATTACGTAAAGGTGCCGGCGACTTATAAACGTTAGGTTTCATGCTACTTTTTGTCGATTAAAGGTATTATTTCCAAGGAAATGATGCCTTTACTTTTTTATGATGCTTTTTTATTACAGAAAAAAGAGTAAGAATCTCTTGATAGTAAGCCTCTTACTCTTTTTTATACACATATATGTTTGTTATTACTCGACATACAACAATCTCTTTACACGTAATTCCAATTCAAGCATTGAAAACGGTTTCGACATATAATCGTCTGCCCCTAACGACAATCCTTGTACGATATCTTTCTCCGTATTTCGTGCTGAAAGCATCATAATTCTCATCTTGCGTAAATTCTGATCTTGTCGAATTATCTTCAACAATGAAAATCCATCTATTTTAGGCATAATTCCGTCCAAAATACAAAGCTGTGGTCGCTTATTTCTCATAGCTTCCAGCGCCTCTTCCCCATCTGTTGCTTCTATGATATCTACTCCTAGATGAGCAAGCTTTGTTCTTATTATGGAACGAATCATTTGATCATCGTCAGCTATCAGCAAACATTTTTTCTGATTTGCTTCCAAATCATTCTCAGGTTCATCCATATCGAGCTTAACCCTAACAATTTGGTTACGTCCTTGACGCTTTGCCTCATACATAGCTTGATCAGCCTGCTCCAACCATTTTTGGTTTGGCATCATTTTGTCCCAATCTGCAACACCTGCCGAGAAAGTAATATGAAAATCTTGCCCATCTATTTGTACAACAGGAGCTTGTTGTAACTGATCTCGGATTCGCTCTAACACCATTGTAGCCTGTTCAGCAGATGTACCAGGGAAGGCGATTACAAATTCTTCTCCGCCATATCGCGCTAATAAATCTGTTGCACGTAAATTTTGCTGTATGATACGACCTAAACCTTGTAATACTAAGTCACCAATATGATGTCCGTATATATCATTAATCTTTTTAAAATAATCGATATCAATAAAAGCAATAGAAATGGGTTCCTGTTTCCTGCGGGTTTGAGCCAATTCAACCTGCAACTGATGATCGAAATAACGTCGATTGTTCACTCCTGT
This is a stretch of genomic DNA from Brevibacillus laterosporus DSM 25. It encodes these proteins:
- a CDS encoding VOC family protein — its product is MRVTGFSHITLQVSNLEQSLRFYCEKLQMKLVHQGRADAYLEWGSAWICLLERTEIFPIELERQYFHHCAFYMNEEDFDRAVELLRMKEITIVKGPILRGGGKSIYFHDPDKIMLELHTSTLHQRMSNWT
- a CDS encoding GGDEF domain-containing protein, with product MRYRYGGAGLGFLLGCLWWWLGAVSQVSFQAVYVPFFLAVLQGAGGFYFGKILEDYKKQAHHDSLTEVLVNRQFFKMMDREIQKAKIYEYSVTLLVIDLDHFKKYNDEHGHLEGDKILKRFARFLRENVRGNDLVGRWGGEEFVVLLPHTCLEAGVDVGLRLQNKIRQQIGEVTVSIGVASYPDHATTAAELTAYADQIMYQAKKQRDCLYCGPVGGEIKFWHRDTNPVPLHEHIHECM
- a CDS encoding diguanylate cyclase, with amino-acid sequence MTTNKNQKQLHEARRLFLHELTNQLKSIEEHLGHYVYEQNWQSAQEIYRIAHTLKGSAPIFGLVAIGKVADLLVKEFEWTQLDCRIRLAPEQFGMAHMLISQLKMEQSFSKEEMLQEEKQWNEEDQLVNKQAYRLLLIDDDDVLRTYLVKRLSQEGYLVEAAANVEEAKHLLWERAFDLIMLDLMMHPQSGYEIFDYVRNDLVLKWIPLVVLSGKKDSKDKIRCYRMGADHYVTKPFHFEELEACIYRLLTRTQHYEHMAFRDPLTGVNNRRYFDHQLQVELAQTRRKQEPISIAFIDIDYFKKINDIYGHHIGDLVLQGLGRIIQQNLRATDLLARYGGEEFVIAFPGTSAEQATMVLERIRDQLQQAPVVQIDGQDFHITFSAGVADWDKMMPNQKWLEQADQAMYEAKRQGRNQIVRVKLDMDEPENDLEANQKKCLLIADDDQMIRSIIRTKLAHLGVDIIEATDGEEALEAMRNKRPQLCILDGIMPKIDGFSLLKIIRQDQNLRKMRIMMLSARNTEKDIVQGLSLGADDYMSKPFSMLELELRVKRLLYVE
- a CDS encoding MarR family winged helix-turn-helix transcriptional regulator, whose product is MNPSSYLADVCNSLGHNLHRIGQLTREETNKVLKPYDLTPEQWQMLAVLYKTNGVTPTELGEITLRDKTTISRILPGLFKKGFIYKEAHPQDSRSYVVKLVDKYQSMVEESLIKIREHYQNSFFAPLSKDEQQQLLHLLVKLRKGAGDL